The Pogoniulus pusillus isolate bPogPus1 chromosome 6, bPogPus1.pri, whole genome shotgun sequence genomic interval TAACAGCTTCAAAGAGCCTTTGGTGCACATCCCACAGTGAAACACAAAACGCTACTGCAGGAGGAGAGGGTAGCTGCCACAGGgttagctgcagctgctgcaaactGTTATTTAATGTAAGCCCTGCTGCATTTGGTAATTAGACCTGACATCATCTTTGGAGCTATTTGATGAAGATTTAAGAGAACACTTCCACACAAAATCAGTTTCTCCCTCCTAATTGTTGCAGCTGTGAGTCAACAGCAGTGATGAATAATGAACCCTAggccctcctccccagcccacccTGCACTTGTTTTGACTCCTTTCTCAACCATCCcactctccccctctcctgccccacctCACACCCTAATGAACAGCTGATCAAAAGGAATGCACACAGACATCCATCACCCCTCACTTTGCTGGCTCGCTTCTGTCAGGACCCATCTCCTTTCTCATCTCCTCCGGGtagtgccccagcagctcctgcacaaggctctcttcctctccctgcttttagCAGAACCACCCCCCCCAAATGAGCACCCCTCCTTGTGCCAGGTGTGGTTAAGTCTACCTATAGTATAACTGCCTCCGCACTGAGAACTTGGGCACCTGCCTTCAGCTCCAGGGGACTCCTAGGCAAACCacaaacctgctgctgctccttgtcctgcccccAAGTAGCAATGAAAACAATTTCAGGTCTCTCAAGGATCAGAAGCAACACCACTCTGCCTGATGCTCAGCACCAAACAACTGCCACCacttattcagcactggtctTAAATTTTCATAGCTCATGAAACATTAAGGATATTTGTTAACTGTATAGGTAGATCCCTCCCACCTTGCAGTAAATTAAAGCCACAGTGTCTCAGCTCTGGAAAATCTCACCCCCCACTTCCACTCCAGTCATGCCTCTCTGCTTTGTCCAGGTGTCTCCTTTCCAAAGTCTCATCACCCCCTTACTGTCCCACCACAAGCACAAGCTGCATCAAAGATCATTCTCTGCCATACCGCTCACCCTTCCTTCAGCAGAAAGGGCTCAGCTTGCACCTCAGCCCGAAGTCTGACGCTTACAAACATGCACTTTGATTCTTTCTCCTCTGAGCCCTTCCCTAAAGCCGTGTGGGGGGCACGGACACCTGGGAAGACCAGCAACTGACCACGCTCACTAGTGAAACAGTTCAAGGGTGCCCGTGGGGGCTCTCTCATCGTGCTAGGTAGGATGCTGCGATTACGGGGAGGTGACGTTTGTTAATCAGCGGGAGAGGCACggagagcagctttgctgaCGATTTGTTTCCCGACCAAGGAACCTGCTGGGAtgtttgccttcagacctgcaGGGTAGCATGTCGCACCCTAATTAAACACCCTGCTGTTAGCCAGGCAAGACGGCCGCTcaccctccagccccctgcgGTGCACCACCGGCCCGGACCCACCGCGACGGCCACCGCTGCTTTCCCCTCCACTtcagggtgggggggaggcaAAGCCgggcccagctggcagcagagggcagcgcTGCCCCGCTGCAACCAACcgccagccccctccccagccccgctCTCCGCCCGGTATTTGCTTTaatcgccccccccccccccccaattagATCTCGCCTGCAATCAGTTTCCGTAAAaatcacatatatatatattttttttcctccttacaaTAAACAAATACAGTGCATCTAATGCTGCGCAACTCCCGCGGCCCGGCGCCGGGCTCCGCGCGGGCCAGCGCGCCCCAAACGCCACCGGCGGCACGGCACCGGCACGGCACCGGCACGGCACCGGCACGGCGCTCCCGCTCGCCAGTCTCCGCCTTTAATATATTAATGTGTGAGGAGAACATAAACCGCCAGCCGCTttaaagacaaaaccaaacaacccaaaggGAAACCAGCCGGGAGGTGGCCGGGCCGCCCCCGGGAGGGTCCCGGCGCCTAACGACTCTTCTTTCCCAGGGCGGTCCGGGCGTGTTTGAGCTGTTTGGCCGCCTGCATTTTGGAGAGGGGACAGTATTTGATGGTGTGGGCATTGTCGCCGCTGGCACCGCAGAGGGGGCAGGTGTAGCGTCGCAGCACCGGGCAAAGAACGCGGCCGTCGGGTCCCTTGAGGATGTGGGTGGTGTAGAGAGCCACGGCCTCCTTGTTGTTCCGGCAGAAGACGCAGACCTGCAGCTCGGGTTTAAGCAAGCGGGAGGCGGCCCGCGGGTGGGTCGGCAGCCTCCCCGCCACCACCACCCCGCCCCAGGCGTGGGGCGAGCCCTCCCGGCCCGGGTGCTCCCCCGAGCAATCCAACACCACGGCGGCCGGGCCGCCGCGCCCGGGAAAAGGGCTGAAGTCGGCGAAGCGCTCCTCCAACAGGCTCTCGCtgtggtgatgatgatggtgatgccCGCAGAGGGCCAGGTCGTGCAAGTCCAGCGCGCCCTCGAAGTACGGCCCCGCcgcttcttcttcctcctcctcttcctcctcctcctcggccGGCGGCACGGCAGCCGCCACCACCACCGAGGGCTGCTCGGCGCTGAAGCCCTTGCCGGGGCGCACGGCCTTGGTGATGAGCGTGGCCAGCCCCAGGTAATCGTTCCAGGAGTTGAAAACGTTCCCACAGGCGCTGTGACTGCGGCCGCCGTACCGAGCGCCCGGCAGGCACTCCACGGGCGGAAGGTGCCGGTGCTGCTCCAGCTTACCGCCGGGGAAAGCCTCCATGGAGCCGTACAGCTGCCCGGGACCGCCCGCTCCCCCGAGCGCCGTGCGGGGCAGCGCCGCCAGCACCGCCCGCTCCCACCGCCTCTGCCGGCGCGCGGCCGCGCGGCGCGCCTCAAATACGGGGCGGGGGCAGCGAGCGGCCGGCAGGGGGCAGCGCCCGCGCCCCCATTGGCCGCTGGCCTGAGCCCGCTAACGCTCATTGGCTGGCGGGCCGAGGGGAGGGGCGGGGCGGTGGCTTGGGGTGGGGCGCGAGCCCCGGCGGGGCAGGTGTGGCCGCACGTGCAGGCGGGGCCGGGCGGAGCCCCCACACCCGCCGGGAGCCCCGGGACACCCCCTGAGGGCCTTCGCACCTGTCTGTGCAGCCTGCGCCTACTGCAGCCTCTGCACCCGTCGAGAGTTCTCGCACCTGTCGGAACCCCCCGCGCCTATCGGGAGCCTCTGCATCCATCGGGAGCCCCGGGACACCCTCTGAGGGCCTTCGCACCTGTCTGGACAGCCTGCGCCTACTGCAGCCTCTGCACCCGTCGAGAGTTCTCGCACCTGTTGGAACCCCCCGCACCTCTCGGAAGGCTCTGCATCCATCGGGAGCCTCTGCACCCATCGGGAGCCCCGGGACACCCCCTGAAGGCCTTCGCACCTGTGTGGACAGCCTGCGCCTACTGCAGCCTCTGCACCCATCGAGAGTTCTCGCACCTGTCGGAACCCCCCGCGCCTATCGGGAGCCTCTGCATCCATCGGGAGCACCCACACCCGTCGGGAGCCCCGGCAGCGGCGGGGTCTGACTGGGGAGGGGTAGCAGAGCGCGGGAGCGGTGTTACGGAGCGGTCGGTGTGAGCCGCCGGGAAGGAGTGCTGCCCCTCAGAgcgtgctctggcagggacggCTCTGCTTTGGCTCAGAGTCCTCctagttggaaaagatctttaggaTCACCTGGTACAGCCTTTAGCCCTGCACTGTCAAGTGCACTTCTGCAccggcccctcagcaccacgtctacGCCGCTGTTCAAACCCTTTTAGCCATGGCGACtgcacccctgccctgggcagcctgtttcagtgtctcacaacTCTTTTGGTGGAAGagctctttcctaacatccaacagAAACTTTCCCTgcagcaacttgaggccatttcctttcatcctatcacttgctacctgggagaagagactgacccctacctcactgcaacctcatttcagggagttgtagcaagcaatgaggcctcccctcagcctccaagCCACACAACAGCggctcccacagctgctcctcctcaggcctattctccacacccttcaccagcttctctgggcacatgtataaatatctgcagggtgagtgccaggaggctggagccagcttcttcttggtgatgcccagtgacaggacaaggggcagtggtggaagctgaggcataggaggttccatgtgaaccagaggaagatttttttccctataagggtgacagaacactggaacagaccgtggactgtggagtctccctctctggagatactcaagaactatctggatgcattccagtgtgatctgctctaggtaaggaaagaggaaaatgatCTGGAGGTCCTAGTTGGTGGGAGGTTGACCACGAGCCAGTAATGTGTTCTGGTGGTGAGGAGGggaaatgccattctggggtggattagaagggttgTGCTTAGTAGATTGAGagaagttcttctgcccctctgctctgccctggtgaggccacatctggagtactgtgttcagttctgggtcccccagttcaagagggacatagaaatgcttgagagagcccagcacagagccacaaagatgatgaagggagtggaacacctctgttacaaggagagcctgagggagctgggtctgtgctgtttggagaagaggagactgagaggtgacctcaccaatGGTTATAAATGTGTAAggagtgagtgccaagagtaccagactctgctgggtgatgcccaatgacaggccaaggggcactgggtggaagctgaggcacaggaagttccccTTAAAAACgaggagaatttttttccctgtgtgggtgacagaacactggaacaggctacccaggggggttgtggagtctctctggagatatttgagacccacctggacatgttcctgtgtgatctggtgtagttgatcctgctgtggcaggagggttggactgaatgagcttttgaggtcccttccagcctctatggttctatgacctgctgcagctcatcAATGCCCTTCTTGCAATATgttcccaaaactgaactcaataattgaggtgcagcctcagtgCTGCTAAGAAGACAAGGATGATCATGATTCTTCTCCAGTTTCAGCAGGGTGATGGAAGGATAAAACACTTCTCACTTGATCCATGTTGTGTACATGGAAATGTTAGGTTGTGGTTAGACTTAATGACAttaagctcttttccaaccatgcAATTCCACGATTCTGTGTTTGATAATACACAATCCCAAATGAAAAGACTCAGAAATGAGCTGGGAAGCTCATGGAGGGCAACCGATGCCTTCCTGTAGGTGTTAGCAAATTGCATTGGGCAGGAGTGAAACCACTTGGATTGCTTTTAATATGTGGCTTTGGTTGTTACTATCTAAAGCTAATGAAATTTTGGATTGGGTCTTAAATGAGTTGTGGGTGCTCACTGGGGTGCTGCTCCTGTGTATGGAACTGGTCTGGTAGATGGAACCTGCAACAAGGGAGGTAGGGAGGTGGTTGACCTACATTGTGGCTGTGAGCGCGTTGTAtgtgtctagttgactggatagggctgggggataggttggagtggatgatcttggaggtctcttccaacctggttgattctatgattctatgtgttacCATGTGAGGGACCCCAGACAGCAGGAAGGGCATAGGTGTCCTGCAGCACTCACCTGTTTCGCCTGACAAGTCCAGGTTTCAGTGGCCCAGCTGTCActcctctgccctgtgcctgctgtgctgctggacgTGGGGCTGTGGCGGGGAGATGCCCCTGACAGTTCCCATCTGgtcagacctcccccagaaagCAGATCCTTCTCCAGGAATCAGCACGTGCACATTTCTCCATTTGGGCGAGAGGAGTTAAGAATGCAGCTGCAATTAAAAGCGCTGCTGATTACCAGCCCCTGGTAAGAACTGCTGGGGCTGAACACGGCAGGCGGAGCTTGTCAGCAGCAAATCCGTCTCATTGATTTGTGGGTCTGACAggctctgcccccagcaggtgAAGCAGCTTTACAACGTGGTCTGTCTGCGGCTGAAATCGGCAGGTTTCATAAGCTCGGGTACCAGAAATACCTCCCTTGGggctggctctcttggctgcaAGGCCTCGATATGTTTCTCCAGCCATATGAAGTGGCTGGGAAGTGAGTCTACCAAGCAATgtggatgtctccagagaacaGAGCCAGCTGGAAGGAGCATTTCAGAGTGCGAATGGTCTGGTTGGAGAAAAGAGCTCCTTTCTGCCCTGAGGACATCTGCAGAACTCCTGTTCCAGAGCTGCGCTTGTGCTGGGACAAGGTTCTGCCCTAGGGACATTtggcagctgtgtggtgtggggcTC includes:
- the NANOS1 gene encoding nanos homolog 1 — its product is MEAFPGGKLEQHRHLPPVECLPGARYGGRSHSACGNVFNSWNDYLGLATLITKAVRPGKGFSAEQPSVVVAAAVPPAEEEEEEEEEEEAAGPYFEGALDLHDLALCGHHHHHHHSESLLEERFADFSPFPGRGGPAAVVLDCSGEHPGREGSPHAWGGVVVAGRLPTHPRAASRLLKPELQVCVFCRNNKEAVALYTTHILKGPDGRVLCPVLRRYTCPLCGASGDNAHTIKYCPLSKMQAAKQLKHARTALGKKSR